ttgTGCCTTACTCATTTGATGACTTATGCTGACCTGGTAAGAACTAGatagttttttttcccaatatgCAATGGTATGTAAAATCTTGGCATTGACTTTCTTTTACAGATATACATAAGTGAGCGGAGGATCTTTTGTGCAGCTTCATTAATTACACTCAGCACTTGTGATATTAGATCCACAGGAGAGGATGTGGCTGCTTTCACACGTGTGTGGGACACAGGTCTCTTAAGATAAACTTGCTCCCAGTGTTTACTTTCCCGTTATCCCTGTGAGAAACCCCGGTGTTTGGAAGTGTGTGGCGAGGAGGTGAAATGCATGCGCGATGTTAGAAAATCAACAGGTAGGAAAGAAAACTTAAACAAACAGTTCTCTGTTTGTGAGGGAAATGAAATGCAGCATATCCCCTTTAGTCGTAAGACATCTCTCTTTTTGAcgtaattttattttttctgtcatcTTTCCTCTTTTGTCAtacattttttacaaaaaagcataagataagaaaaataaaagattttcaAGAAAAGTCGTTTATCCTCCCttcaagacaagaaaaaaaggttccCATGGCCACATTCTCCAGCAAAGTGCTGTTCAGGAAGGGAAGCTTTCTTTGAAGAGACAATCAGGgctcatattatattgttttattGCAGGGAAGCATTTGGTGCTTTATTGTGGTGAGCTTCTTCAGATGATGCTCTCTTGTCTGTATCACTTCCCCTTCTTATGCATCTTTAAAATCTATCTCTGACTGCAAGTCAAAGATAAATTCTTAGATGACCCATTGATAAAGTGTTAATTACCTCTTGCTTATCTTGGGAAACATGCCAGGCACGGATACATTCTCTCTGAGTTATTGACATGTCTTCTATTGTTGTGATGAGAGTCCCACTGGTCAGAGTGTGGGAACCCCAGCCCTGCCTCAGCCACATGGCTTTGTTATGCTAATCACGGGAGTATAAATTGAGGAGCAGCTcctccagagacaccagagCCAGCAGAGCTGTTAAGAAGAAGCATCTCTCTATACCTGCACAGACATGGCCCCTTGCATAACCAGCTACTCATCGACTCACCACCTGAGGAACTCTGAGAAGGAAAACATAAAAGTAAgtattgtcatattttttaacaCTGTTTGAATCGATTTCTATACTACAAATTTCCATTTTGTATCCCAAGCGAACATGTCTCTTACGTATCTGCCTTGTCTTCCTCAGCTCAGAAAgcctgttgtggaaaaaatgcGCAGAGATCGCATCAACACCTGCATTGAGCAGCTCAAAGTCATTCTGGAGAAGGAGTTCCACACGCAGGAGCCCAACTCCAAGCTGGAGAAAGCTGACATCCTGGAGATGACAGTGAGCTTCCTGAGGCATCAGCTGCAGTCGGGCCTCGGCCACAGAGACTACAACCGGGGCTACTCTCACTGCTGGGAGGACTCCTTGCATTTCGTCTCTGCCGGCTCCAACACAGAGGCCTCCAACAAAGCTCCTCTCCAGGGTCGCCTGCAGCAGGAACAGATGCCTCATCAGCCCCAGAGAACCATCATCTCCTCCCCAGTCTGCTCCAACTTCAGCCCCTCCACATTGCAGGACAGCAGCAGGAGAGGGTCCGTGTGGAGGCCTTGGTAGAGACTCAGACACTCTGAGATCTCTCCCTCATGCACGAAAGACACTTCCAGCCCACTCATTCAGCCTGGGTTTCCTTATCGTCTCATCATATTGATGGACAAGTAGAACAATGAGCTATCACTCCCTGGATCTTTGACTATGATGTTTCTTCATTTGGGTTTAAAGCAGGAAATTAAAATTGAGCGATTTTGTTGAATCTTGTAATTGTTTACTCCAGTGGAGTTTATTTTTGGACTGCTTCATGTAACAATATATGCCTGgggtactgtgttttactgacaGCCGCTGTTGAGAATATTTCTCTTCTCCTTGGAATTATCTATGCTAAATGCCATGTTTGATGAAGATTTCTGTCCGTCAGTGAAACATGATGAATTTATTGACACTATGTGATTGGATGCTGAATTTGATGTTGTGCTTTCAAATTTTGgcttttaaaacaaatgttgaatatttgtatgacaattaataaaaagaaacaatcaTTGATGATAATTTAGTTCTGTGTTTgaccacttttttttaaatcatcattGAGTGTTTTTGAACCAGGAAGCCAAAGACTTGTTTCCACATTCAATCCATGTTTATGGATCAAAAACAGTTCTTGTATTTTACTCAAATATTTGCATGTTATGCTTCTTTATAACCTCAGAAACAAATAATCCAGTTTCTAATCTGTAATTATTTCACATCTGAATTAACTAAACAAAGAGTTTAAGTAACAAATAACAAGAATTTAAGGACAATACCTTGGGGAACTTTAACCCAGTGGCTTCCAACAATTTTGGACTCCATCATTTTTGAAAACGCTGCGTTTGGTCGGACTGACAGttttagaaaatgtttaaatgaaCCCATAAAACCTGCCACTACCAGCTTCTGAGATTTAAACAGACCCTGTCAAAACTCAGACCTGAGTAAGGAATGTAGCCTCCATGCCTGTTCAAGTAGACAAGCAATCCAGCACTCCCTAAGAGGTTGTTTATCATCAAAGACGAATTAAATCCCCTCACTGACTAAATGAACAAAAGTATTCCCCACCTACTAAGAGGCAGTTTTTTTATTAGCAAAAATATTGTCTTCTTGTTGAATATAATTGAATACAAATTGCAGAGCAAATATCAGCAATTTTAACAGCCAAACTTTCAAGTTAACATGTTGTGTATTTAACTGTTAAATAATTTTTTCCAATGCCCAGTATTTACTGACATTAtagtatactatattatactcaTCCTATTataacaaaacacacaaatggcCAGGCCTAGCAGCTGCTGTCTCTTGGCATtttgtcaaatatttttttctcctttgttaAAGATAAACAGAATATCATTAAAAGGTTTTGACACACCTACCCAGAATGAAAAGGTGTGTGAACTTTTTACCAGCACTGTAAATTGCCATCATAGACTGAAAAAGCATAACAGACTTGTTCAGAAATAATCAAGCTTAAGAAATATTTAAACAtaactttgtacttttaggacAAATTGAATTATTCTTTTCCACTTGTAGGACAATCACCCCACTGTGAGGCCTGATCACACATGGAGGTGACATCATCCTCTGA
This is a stretch of genomic DNA from Cololabis saira isolate AMF1-May2022 chromosome 12, fColSai1.1, whole genome shotgun sequence. It encodes these proteins:
- the her12 gene encoding hairy-related 12, yielding MAPCITSYSSTHHLRNSEKENIKLRKPVVEKMRRDRINTCIEQLKVILEKEFHTQEPNSKLEKADILEMTVSFLRHQLQSGLGHRDYNRGYSHCWEDSLHFVSAGSNTEASNKAPLQGRLQQEQMPHQPQRTIISSPVCSNFSPSTLQDSSRRGSVWRPW